CGCTCGATCGGTGGTAGCGAAGTTGCCCGAAGCTCGACAATTCTTGCCTGATCGTCCACTGAGCTTGCTTGTAGACCGACGCCTGCGTTAGTATTTATCTGTGAACCAGCCCCTGCTCACCAATGCTGCACGCTTTGCTGAGGCCCACGCCAATGAGCATGGTGTCGCTGCCACCCCCATTCCCGGCCTGGCCGTCGTGCGGGAGACAACGCCGTCTGCTCTCCAGCATGCGATTAACCGACCATTAGTGGCGCTGGTGCTGCAGGGTAGCAAACGTGTGACCATGGGGCCGCACACCTTCGAATTCGGCGCGGGAGAGTCATTACTGATTACGGCCGACGTGCCCACGATCAGCCAGATCATGCGGGCAAACCTTGCGACTCCTTACCTGTCAGTGGTTTTCGAGATGGACACGGCCATCATTGCAGATTTAGTCGCCGAAATGGGCGCAGTGCCTTTTGCTGCAGGGGAGCCGGTGCGGGTCGATCGAACCGAGGCGGAGGTCGCTGACGCAGCCCTGCGCCTCATTCGACTCCTGGACCGACCCGCTGCGATTCCGGTTCTGCAGGCGCAATTGCTGCGAGAGCTGCACTTCTGGCTGTTATCTGGCCAGCATGGCGGCGCTATTCGCGCCCTTGGTGTGCCGGGTGGACATGCACAGCGCATTGCGCGGGCAGTGAACCTGATCCGAACGGAGTTCACGACCACCCTGCCGGTCGAGCGCCTCGCCGAGAGCGCCGGCATGGGGTTGTCGTCCTTCCATGAGCACTTCCGGACGCAGACCTCACTGACGCCGCTGCAATTTCAGAAGCAGTTGCGCCTGATTGAAGCCCGCCGACTGATGCTGTCGCTTGGAGAAGCAATCAGCACTGCGGCCTACGCCGTAGGGTATGAGAGCGTACCGCAGTTCACCCGGGAATATGGCCGACTGTTCGGGCAGTCGCCTGCACGCGACATCCGAACTGCAAGGCAGCGCCTTTCATCAGCGGCCTAACCCGCGGCGTCGTATGCAGGTGACATCTTTGGGGTGGAGAGCAGTTGGCCTGCTTTTGGCCAGGTGCGGCAGAAACCGGACATGAAATTCGCTCTCGTCGGTCCCATGGCGAGCTAAACTTCACCCAATCCTCTTGTTCCGCCGCATCAGGACGATGAAGAATACGCCGCCGACCAGGCCGGTGATGACGCCGAGCGGGATGTCTTGTGGGGGGATGATGATGCGGGCAGCCATGTCGGCCACTACCAGGAAGATGGCGCCTACAAGCGCCGAGAGTGGCAGCACGCGACGATAGTCGCCACCGACCACCATGCGCACCAGGTGGGGGATCATCAGCCCGACGAAGGATACGATGCCCGAAAAGGCAACGGCGGCGCCAGTCAACAATGCGCAGACGATGAAGACGATGATGCGGAACCGGGCGGCGGGAATACCCAACGTTGTCGCCGACTCGTCGCCCAGCGTCATGGCGTTGAGGTTGCGGGCATTGGCCGTGAGATAAGCGCCGCAACCCGCTAGAGCCACCAGCGGATAGGGGAGTTGGGCCCATTGCGACAGGCCCAGGCCACCGAGCATCCAGAAGATCACGGTATGC
This DNA window, taken from Devosia neptuniae, encodes the following:
- a CDS encoding AraC family transcriptional regulator, with the translated sequence MNQPLLTNAARFAEAHANEHGVAATPIPGLAVVRETTPSALQHAINRPLVALVLQGSKRVTMGPHTFEFGAGESLLITADVPTISQIMRANLATPYLSVVFEMDTAIIADLVAEMGAVPFAAGEPVRVDRTEAEVADAALRLIRLLDRPAAIPVLQAQLLRELHFWLLSGQHGGAIRALGVPGGHAQRIARAVNLIRTEFTTTLPVERLAESAGMGLSSFHEHFRTQTSLTPLQFQKQLRLIEARRLMLSLGEAISTAAYAVGYESVPQFTREYGRLFGQSPARDIRTARQRLSSAA